From the genome of Solanum lycopersicum chromosome 12, SLM_r2.1:
AGTTACGGTCGCAGGAGATGGTGGAGATGCGGTTGAACCGGAAGGTGTAGGTGATGAGGTTGGTGATTTACCTGAACAAACAGATAAACTATATGATTCAATTTACGTTCAATACGTTAAAAATCGAACGAAATTAAACGTTGAATCCATCAAATCGAAATTCTACATTTACCTGCAGGAGTAGATACCGGTGCCCCATTAGGTGACGATGCACCCGGTTTAGATGATCCCGCCGGAGCGTTAGCTGAAGGTGCCGACGGTGTACCCGATCCTTTAGACGGAGCAGCTGCCGGAGTTGAGCCTGCATTAATCACGTAAGTTCTCAATCGAATCATGTAATTTTTACCTTCAGATACAATAACTCGCAAACCACATAAGCAAATGTCAACGgggaataaaataaaaatcctgATTCCGCGTACCTCCAGAAGGAGTAGGTGGAGCAACTGCCGGTGCCGGAGTTTGTGGTGGTTTACCTTGATTCCTAGCAGAAATCACAACAATTTGCAACTTTTGGCCTTTATCACAGTTATCTTTGTTCCCACTGATAAAGTAAAAAGGACCAGACCGATCCAACGTGAAAATCGAGTTTCCATCCTCCATTTTCTTAATTGGATTTCCAGTATTGCACTTATCATAATCATCCTTACTCACCTCCAACACAGAATCTGCTCCCTGCTTATACTTAAACACTTAAAAAAGCgcacatacacacacaaaaaaaaagtatcaacATATAGAAAAAACTCGTTTACCAATTATATTGTTCGAACTCTTCAagcaataataaataaagagagaCATGTTAAGACTTACGAACAGAGTCGTTGATTATAAATCTCATATGCTGAGACCAAGTGTTGTAATCAACAGAAGGGTTAAGGACCCAACCATCTTTACCACCAACAGTAAATTGATAAGAATATGAAGTTGTGAACAAACAAGCCAACATGAATAAAACTACAACATGTATTTGCTGAGCCATGGgcaatatttttcttctctttgttgtTTCAAAATTTGAGTTCAATATGACTCTTTTTGTGTGGTGATAAAAAGTAAAACACTAAAAAAGAGTCAcgagaaatagaaaaaaaaaaaatagttcttcACGAGAAGTCTAGAAAGAAACAATAGAAAGGTTAAAAGGGAGACTACAAAGTTTATATAGACTTTGTGTGCAGTATGCACTACTTATTGTTGGTCTTTGTATATTAAGATTAAGGTTACCGTTGTAATGAGGAAAAAATATCCactcaaaattatattattttcttcgttttaatttaGGAAAAAGTCGGAAATATGTCGGAAAAAGTCTGAATTTTTAGTTTCTTGTAcaatttaatagtatattttaaagatatatatgtgtCAGCGTAAACATCATGGATATTGTATCCTTACAAATAATAACGTATAAGCGTGATCacatatatatacctttaaaacaCACTATTAAATAGTCTGGTAAAAGGTCTTTCATAAAATTTGATGTCGTAATaataatttgatcaaaattaatcctttttccttttaatttagatAAACGTGTTTGATTGAACAcaactcaaaagaaaataaagtagaatttatatttgtatgtttcaTAATTTACACAAGTCAGAGAAATTATTTTGTCCAGAAATCGTTTTATGACGTATAAAATGAgggatttaaaattaaattattactccttttaattttaatttatctgaTACTATTTAAgtgataaacttttttttttaaaaaaaaaacgatGGTCGAAGGTGGTTGAAATTTACGGTTCAAACCATatcttaaaacaaatttattaaCGATTATCGTAATGTGTCATCATCTTGGATAGAATAAAAAAAGTGACTTTTTTGTGATAAAGTAAAAACAATGctcacataaaatgaaatagagcaaataattaaatttgttttaaaataaagaaaatattttgggtTAACAATATTAATGAACTTTACACTTTTTTGGCActtcatgaaatattttatcGATCACATAAtgtattgatattttaaacctgcagattttaaataaaacattcagtattttattaattcaaattatgtTATATAAATTGAAGCTAAGGGATGCCCTTTTCTGAACAAGGCAAAAAATCTTATtctatttatctattttatattacattaaaaagaattgcatttttatatttaaaataatttaaatactttTATAGTAACAGTaatatcattaaatatttaacattataaatcctaaattattttctttcatttcttgaaGTTTATGTGTTATTAGATTAAGcgataaaattaaatgaagagtAAGATATAAAAGATACCCCTAAATAATAGTGAAATTATCAGTAGCACatctaaattatttctttttgataCTATTATTCACTCAGTCAAACttatttaatgatatttatttatttattgcattatcccaataataataaaagtgaaGGTAAGATAAGAAAAAACTATTTGGGAAACTGTGAGGACCAATAAGGCGTAAACGAATTGCAATGTTCTACAGTATGTTTGGAATCAAATGGATAGAATATCTACTTGGAGAAAAAAGTTAtccacatatataaatatataaaaaaacattcattttaatttgtttatttttactcaaacttaattatatatatatataatttttgttgatttaaaaattttcatccaATTGAGAGATATATTTGATAAGTTTATAAATAGCGggataaaaataacttcattttaacgATGAAGAtgtatttaactaataaaataaagttgaaagatatttttaaacctttttctttaatacaaatataaaataaaagctgacatataaaatgaaacaaactACGACAAACATTGCTTTTCTTCCAAACAATGTTCTCTTTCTCGTAAGAAGACTTAGGTGTGAGTTTGCTCTCTTCTTTGTAGTCTTTAAAGTTGATTTGATAAtaacatcaaattttaattttttaggctcattttttttctttactttactaatttatctttttattgcCTTTATTTCATATGGTTGGTACTGGCACCTatcttcaattaattatttgctCTATCTAACACATGATctattttcaattaataattTGCTTTATCTAACACATGATCTGCTTCCCgcctaatttatttattacatttacATCAAAATTTCTTGCTTTATTCATTTAGTTATCatacttttattttcaattcttctttcctataaatcatttatattatttgtgGGATTCACTTTctgagtgtatatatatatatatatttgattgtttTGGAGCTgctgtttaatttatttaaacagGGTAGAGGAAAAATTGAATGCTGTTTTTAAGCAGTaaaaattatatagtttttttaaaattgataaagCATTTTtat
Proteins encoded in this window:
- the LOC101251653 gene encoding early nodulin-like protein 2: MAQQIHVVVLFMLACLFTTSYSYQFTVGGKDGWVLNPSVDYNTWSQHMRFIINDSVLFKYKQGADSVLEVSKDDYDKCNTGNPIKKMEDGNSIFTLDRSGPFYFISGNKDNCDKGQKLQIVVISARNQGKPPQTPAPAVAPPTPSGGSTPAAAPSKGSGTPSAPSANAPAGSSKPGASSPNGAPVSTPAGKSPTSSPTPSGSTASPPSPATVTPAMSPVANGPSTSTPGSSSPVAGGPSSGSGIAPSAGGPSGSAIAPAADGPTVSMSPGPSAGGPLAGGPSEGAPGSSALGPGGSNTPADINTPAGAPENPNSFAVKAFTPSVVLVSAVSLVLTVTLAEFIILP